A genomic window from Leptospiraceae bacterium includes:
- a CDS encoding homoserine O-acetyltransferase, whose translation MQKENSIGIVEKKILEFESLTLENGSVIRPLEIAYETYGTLSENKDNAILVCHALSGDSHAAGYYEGDKKPGYWEAYIGPGKSFDTDRFFVISSNVIGGCKGSSGPISLNRETGKPYGSSFPFVSIKDMVNAQHRLVKHFGIEKLLCVVGGSMGGMQALQWAVSYPDMVKNSIVIASTSEHSAQQIAFNEVGRQAIISDPKWNNGEYSENPNGLAIARMVGHITYLSDESMREKFGRKPPKGNIKNTDFAVGSYLLYQGTTFLDRFDANSYIYVTKALDHFSLGRGKFLTENLSSVKANFLIMAFTSDWLYPPYQSKEIVKSLEANGISVTYCEIDTNKGHDSFLLENPEQAKVLYHFLDYASKAE comes from the coding sequence ATGCAAAAAGAGAATAGTATAGGTATAGTAGAAAAGAAGATACTGGAGTTTGAGAGCTTAACTCTGGAAAATGGTTCCGTTATTCGTCCATTAGAAATAGCTTATGAAACCTACGGTACACTTTCTGAGAACAAAGACAATGCTATTCTTGTTTGCCATGCTCTCTCAGGAGACTCTCACGCCGCCGGTTACTATGAAGGAGACAAAAAGCCGGGTTACTGGGAAGCCTATATCGGTCCCGGGAAATCCTTTGATACTGATCGCTTTTTTGTTATCAGTTCCAATGTAATCGGTGGTTGTAAGGGAAGTTCGGGGCCTATAAGCCTTAATCGAGAAACCGGTAAGCCCTACGGCTCCAGCTTTCCTTTCGTCTCCATTAAAGATATGGTGAATGCCCAGCACAGGTTGGTAAAACATTTTGGCATTGAAAAACTTCTTTGTGTTGTGGGTGGTTCTATGGGAGGAATGCAGGCTTTGCAATGGGCGGTAAGCTATCCCGATATGGTGAAGAATAGCATAGTGATTGCTTCTACCTCCGAACACTCAGCCCAGCAGATAGCCTTTAATGAAGTGGGAAGGCAGGCTATTATTTCCGATCCCAAATGGAATAATGGAGAGTATTCCGAAAATCCTAACGGGCTGGCTATAGCGAGGATGGTCGGGCACATTACTTATCTCTCCGATGAATCCATGAGGGAAAAATTTGGTCGAAAGCCTCCCAAGGGAAATATTAAGAATACAGATTTTGCAGTAGGAAGTTATCTCTTATACCAGGGAACTACTTTTTTAGATAGGTTTGATGCTAACTCTTATATTTATGTTACAAAGGCATTAGATCATTTTAGTCTTGGAAGAGGAAAATTTTTGACTGAGAATTTAAGTTCTGTAAAAGCGAATTTCTTGATTATGGCTTTTACTTCGGACTGGCTATATCCTCCCTATCAATCCAAAGAAATCGTAAAATCCCTCGAAGCAAATGGGATTTCTGTTACCTATTGTGAAATTGATACGAATAAGGGTCATGATTCTTTTTTACTTGAGAACCCGGAACAGGCCAAGGTATTGTATCATTTCCTGGACTATGCCAGTAAGGCAGAATAA
- a CDS encoding tyrosine--tRNA ligase, translating to MSKTVLEELQERNFVSQLTDTGIEKAAEYEKLVVYAGFDATAASLHLGHVIPILGLSHFQKYGHKPIILVGGTTALIGDPSGKQAERTLLDPETVKKNAESIKKQLSRFLSFEGENAALMVDNSDWLGTISLVDFLRDTGKSFSLGYILAKDSVKSRLDREQGISITEFLYALLQSYDYEYLYKNYGCNVQIGGSDQWGNITAGIDLIRKKHATSVHGITFPLLTRADGSKFGKTEGGAVWLDPELTSPYEMYQYWLNSDDRDIIRFLKYFTFLSITEIEKLEKSVLEEPEKREAHNLLAYEFTSMIHGEKAAIASRQASQFLFGGSADSLSLEAVTYIQKIVPGIEILQSKLSEGIHIIDALSLSELVKSKSEARRMIQQGGIYFNNQRADLETILRTEHLIQEKILLLRAGKKKYKLLNVIS from the coding sequence ATGTCAAAAACAGTATTGGAAGAATTACAGGAGAGAAACTTTGTTTCCCAGTTAACGGATACTGGCATAGAAAAAGCAGCTGAATACGAAAAATTGGTGGTTTATGCCGGTTTTGATGCAACAGCCGCCAGTTTACATCTAGGTCATGTAATTCCAATTCTCGGTTTATCACATTTCCAGAAATACGGACATAAACCTATTATTCTCGTCGGAGGCACTACAGCTCTAATCGGTGATCCCAGCGGGAAACAGGCAGAAAGAACCCTTTTGGACCCTGAAACAGTAAAGAAAAACGCTGAATCCATAAAGAAGCAACTTTCCAGATTTTTATCTTTCGAAGGAGAAAATGCTGCGCTTATGGTAGATAATAGCGATTGGCTGGGTACCATAAGTCTTGTAGATTTTTTGAGAGATACGGGTAAAAGTTTTTCTCTGGGTTATATCCTGGCAAAAGATTCAGTTAAATCCCGACTGGATAGAGAGCAGGGAATCTCTATTACAGAATTCTTATATGCATTATTACAATCCTATGACTACGAATACCTCTATAAAAATTACGGCTGTAATGTTCAGATTGGTGGAAGCGACCAATGGGGAAATATAACCGCCGGTATCGATCTTATCCGTAAAAAACACGCCACTTCGGTTCATGGAATTACCTTTCCTCTTCTGACCCGTGCAGACGGAAGCAAGTTCGGTAAAACCGAAGGGGGTGCTGTATGGTTAGATCCGGAACTTACAAGTCCTTATGAAATGTACCAATACTGGTTAAATTCCGATGATAGAGACATTATACGATTTTTAAAATACTTTACTTTTTTATCAATTACTGAAATCGAAAAGTTAGAAAAAAGTGTATTAGAAGAACCTGAAAAACGAGAAGCTCATAATCTTCTCGCCTATGAATTTACTTCTATGATTCATGGAGAAAAGGCAGCTATAGCTTCCAGACAGGCTTCTCAATTTCTTTTTGGAGGTTCCGCAGACTCACTTAGTCTCGAAGCCGTTACTTATATACAAAAAATTGTTCCGGGAATCGAAATTTTACAATCCAAACTAAGCGAAGGTATTCATATCATTGATGCTCTTTCCCTATCCGAACTGGTAAAATCAAAAAGTGAAGCCAGGCGAATGATCCAGCAGGGTGGGATTTACTTCAATAACCAAAGAGCCGATTTAGAAACTATTTTACGTACCGAACACTTAATACAGGAAAAAATTCTTTTATTACGTGCCGGAAAGAAAAAATACAAATTACTAAATGTTATATCATAA
- a CDS encoding class I SAM-dependent methyltransferase, with protein sequence MKEGKPSETAQIVCLMRALEHEWKKDNSLLQDKYAKHFLQGRFQLWLNLLSGPVGKLFFPTYQWLYDAAILRSALMDEYIIKYAHTMPVVLLGAGFDSRSLRLKPYLKQGIYEIDFHATQELKKQILNSQNYDTSHVSYHTADFTQKTLYEILEPLQLKNRPVILIWEGVTMYLEEALIYDTIKTIGQYFAKGTYLIADYWLHSFPLPGFILNPIRDMFSLFWDEPIVFGTSPEELERKIRKINGPKYRSYNYENLSKHFAVNRTLFSPFFTAVLEY encoded by the coding sequence ATGAAAGAAGGAAAACCGAGTGAGACCGCACAAATCGTATGCTTAATGCGCGCCTTAGAACATGAATGGAAAAAAGACAATTCTTTACTACAGGACAAGTATGCAAAGCATTTCCTTCAGGGACGTTTTCAACTCTGGCTGAATCTATTATCAGGTCCTGTCGGCAAACTTTTCTTTCCAACTTACCAGTGGCTATATGACGCTGCCATTCTACGTTCTGCCCTGATGGATGAGTATATCATAAAATACGCACATACTATGCCCGTAGTCCTCCTCGGAGCAGGTTTTGATTCGAGGTCTCTAAGGCTAAAACCCTATTTAAAACAGGGTATTTATGAAATTGATTTCCATGCCACACAAGAATTAAAAAAGCAAATTCTCAACAGTCAAAATTATGATACATCACATGTCTCATATCATACTGCTGATTTCACACAGAAAACTCTATACGAAATATTAGAACCTCTGCAATTAAAAAACCGCCCGGTTATCCTTATCTGGGAGGGAGTAACTATGTATCTGGAAGAAGCTTTAATATACGATACCATAAAAACCATAGGGCAGTATTTTGCAAAAGGTACTTATTTGATTGCAGACTACTGGCTACATTCCTTTCCTTTACCGGGGTTTATACTAAACCCCATTCGTGATATGTTTTCTTTGTTCTGGGACGAACCAATTGTTTTTGGAACATCGCCGGAAGAGCTGGAAAGAAAAATTCGTAAGATAAACGGTCCCAAGTATAGATCTTACAATTATGAAAATTTGAGTAAACATTTTGCTGTGAACAGAACCCTCTTTTCTCCGTTCTTTACGGCTGTCCTGGAGTATTAA
- the metW gene encoding methionine biosynthesis protein MetW: MSLFHKQIEISTEPQNRPDFQFILDLISPGTRVLDLGCGDGELLFLLKQKGVRGQGIEKNAKSIYKCIEKGVIVHHGDIDDGLNHHPDASFDYVILNQTIQETRNPGAIIRECLRIGKKVIVVFPNFGHWKIRWMILFKGETPVTSLLPYRWFDTPNLHFLSVIDFADFCKLNEIKVEKEAYFSDQRRIRFQPNYFSKLALFVLDSKHSNKEKSSVK, from the coding sequence ATGTCTTTATTTCATAAACAAATAGAAATATCAACAGAACCACAGAACAGGCCGGATTTTCAGTTTATTCTTGATCTCATAAGTCCCGGTACCAGGGTTTTGGACCTCGGATGCGGAGATGGAGAACTTTTGTTTCTTTTAAAGCAGAAAGGAGTTCGGGGACAGGGGATAGAGAAGAATGCCAAATCTATCTACAAATGTATTGAAAAAGGCGTGATTGTTCATCATGGTGATATAGACGACGGTCTTAATCATCACCCGGATGCCAGTTTTGATTATGTAATTTTGAATCAGACCATTCAGGAAACAAGAAATCCCGGTGCTATTATTCGGGAATGTCTACGCATTGGAAAGAAAGTGATTGTTGTGTTTCCCAACTTCGGTCACTGGAAAATCAGGTGGATGATTCTTTTTAAGGGAGAAACTCCTGTTACGAGTCTTTTACCTTATCGCTGGTTTGATACACCGAACCTGCATTTTCTTTCTGTTATTGACTTTGCTGATTTTTGTAAATTGAATGAAATAAAGGTGGAGAAAGAAGCTTATTTCTCCGATCAAAGAAGGATTCGTTTTCAACCGAATTATTTTTCAAAATTGGCCCTATTTGTTCTGGATAGTAAGCATTCAAATAAGGAGAAATCTTCTGTTAAGTAG
- a CDS encoding 4-phosphopantetheinyl transferase family protein gives MSSHVFGNDIVDLSIRATRQLSGNSRFYNKVFSPLEQKILYSSDNPDIFTWIIWSFKEAAYKAIRRNRPGLVFQYKKFELQENLNEVHYENIHLQARYYLFPGGLHSLCFEKDLDENKIFWTHEVSDTLKHNKEFRDESLPEESFLVRLLVKHKLNEMHNWEISKINIPRIKDEKGFTSPPLIYSPYTQIPLPLSLSHHGRFLAFAVHLP, from the coding sequence ATGAGTTCTCATGTATTCGGGAATGATATAGTTGACCTTTCGATTCGAGCTACCAGGCAACTTTCCGGTAATTCCCGTTTTTATAATAAAGTTTTTTCTCCTTTAGAACAGAAAATTCTTTATTCATCGGATAATCCTGATATTTTTACCTGGATAATCTGGTCTTTTAAAGAAGCTGCCTATAAAGCGATTCGTCGAAATCGTCCCGGTCTCGTGTTTCAATATAAAAAATTTGAACTTCAGGAAAACTTAAACGAAGTTCATTATGAAAACATCCACCTACAGGCGAGATATTACCTCTTCCCCGGAGGCCTACATTCGCTTTGTTTTGAAAAAGATTTAGATGAAAACAAAATATTCTGGACTCATGAAGTTTCAGATACACTTAAACATAACAAGGAATTTAGGGACGAATCTTTGCCTGAGGAATCTTTTTTAGTTCGGCTTCTGGTAAAACACAAATTAAATGAAATGCACAACTGGGAGATTTCAAAAATTAATATCCCAAGAATCAAAGATGAAAAAGGTTTTACTTCCCCTCCTCTTATCTATTCCCCCTATACTCAGATTCCACTCCCCCTCAGCTTGAGCCACCACGGACGCTTTCTGGCGTTTGCTGTGCACCTTCCTTAA
- a CDS encoding SpoIIE family protein phosphatase, translating to MKKYAILLFIFLILFSTCKGKEKIPVAKSGVLDLRTWNFAQNGNFKLEGEWEFYWKKKCKSLTDKDLQKPQFSILPAPWKTSKKNPELGDKGFACYRLLVQLPEKPLNLGVIVGVVSSAYRLWINDELFSSNGITGAELEEEKPQWLPLTKYLYTEKRSLQIVFEVSNFHYHKGGPWRHIILGEFASIQKADMVNITLESFLSGSLLIMGLYHIGLFFLRRKEKATLYFGLFCLSVFFRSAVENERILIRFFPNFNWELQLKIIFLSIHSGIFFFASFLLHFFPGEYSPRFVKILKYYMLLVSTIIIFNYARVYSPLISVFRIIVVIFLISTLYYISKAIINKRQGAKTLFSGFILLFIIFINDLLYSMDIIHSFHLVTFGLFLFTFAKAYILSIRFTGALTSNEELTENLEIQNIQLENLNTQKDQYLLQVKAANDRLLKILNVAREMALARDKLALVNSTCRTLHETQAGKEKLEMRFYSSMKYEKEMLLEYISSFSLEEAPPEALKFQKYHYTFHKDQLFIPISITERNVVCILCISGLPDPIDEDFKRFIEMLTESLILSIKNIDYTMQMQDKVRMEMELKTASGIQSTLLPQKLPDLPQLEMHSFYEPASETGGDWFNIYPFTDELVYIFIGDVTGHGVPSALIAAGVYSLVKNYLDFSDKANPPLPSALNTAINNLICDMGKLKYFMTFLSIQLNIRTGELVYSNSAHCPAIVFSKNSYLQLQESGLLLGTPFPLIVQDSSIQLKDNDLIFLYTDGATEAENKEEEFFGEDKLLELIQDGYTKDTEFIIRSVRENISNFLNNKPLKDDITMVAIRYKNVNF from the coding sequence ATGAAAAAGTATGCGATTCTTCTTTTTATTTTTCTTATCTTATTCTCTACCTGTAAGGGAAAAGAAAAGATTCCCGTGGCTAAATCGGGGGTGCTTGATTTGCGAACATGGAATTTTGCACAAAACGGAAATTTCAAATTAGAAGGAGAATGGGAGTTCTATTGGAAAAAGAAATGTAAATCTTTAACAGATAAAGATTTACAGAAACCGCAATTTTCTATACTACCCGCCCCATGGAAAACAAGTAAAAAAAATCCCGAACTTGGAGACAAGGGATTTGCCTGTTATCGACTCTTAGTGCAGCTTCCGGAAAAACCCCTTAATTTAGGAGTAATCGTCGGAGTTGTATCCAGTGCATATAGACTCTGGATAAATGATGAGCTATTTTCTTCTAACGGGATAACGGGAGCTGAGCTTGAAGAAGAAAAACCACAGTGGCTCCCTCTTACTAAATATCTTTACACGGAAAAAAGAAGTCTACAAATCGTATTTGAAGTTTCTAATTTTCATTACCATAAAGGAGGTCCCTGGCGTCATATAATCCTTGGTGAATTTGCTTCCATACAAAAAGCCGATATGGTAAATATTACCCTGGAGAGCTTTTTATCCGGTAGTTTACTTATTATGGGTCTTTATCATATCGGTTTGTTTTTTCTTCGAAGGAAAGAGAAAGCAACCTTATATTTCGGACTTTTTTGTTTGTCTGTCTTTTTTAGAAGTGCGGTTGAAAACGAAAGAATACTTATTCGTTTCTTTCCAAATTTTAATTGGGAGTTACAACTTAAAATTATATTTTTAAGCATACATTCCGGGATATTTTTCTTTGCTTCTTTTTTATTACACTTCTTTCCCGGGGAATATTCCCCGAGATTTGTGAAGATCTTGAAATATTATATGCTTCTTGTAAGTACCATTATCATTTTTAACTATGCGAGAGTTTATTCTCCGCTGATTTCTGTTTTCAGGATAATTGTAGTTATATTTTTAATATCTACCTTATACTATATATCGAAAGCGATTATCAATAAAAGACAGGGAGCCAAAACTCTTTTTTCAGGTTTTATTCTACTCTTTATTATATTTATAAATGATTTATTATATTCTATGGATATTATCCATAGTTTTCATCTTGTGACCTTTGGACTTTTTCTCTTTACCTTTGCCAAGGCCTATATTCTTTCTATTCGTTTTACCGGTGCATTAACATCTAATGAAGAGTTAACAGAAAATCTGGAGATTCAAAATATTCAGTTAGAAAATCTTAATACACAAAAAGATCAGTATCTTTTACAGGTAAAAGCTGCAAACGATAGATTACTAAAGATCTTAAATGTAGCCAGAGAAATGGCTCTGGCCAGGGATAAGCTGGCACTGGTCAATTCTACCTGTAGAACTCTTCACGAGACTCAAGCAGGTAAAGAAAAACTGGAAATGAGATTTTATTCTTCTATGAAATACGAAAAGGAAATGTTATTAGAATATATTTCCTCATTCTCCTTAGAAGAGGCTCCTCCGGAAGCATTAAAGTTTCAAAAATATCACTATACCTTTCATAAAGACCAACTCTTTATTCCCATTTCTATTACTGAAAGAAATGTTGTATGTATACTTTGTATATCCGGGTTACCGGATCCTATAGATGAAGATTTTAAACGGTTTATTGAAATGCTCACTGAATCCTTAATACTCTCCATAAAAAATATTGATTATACAATGCAAATGCAGGATAAAGTGCGAATGGAAATGGAACTCAAAACAGCATCCGGAATTCAATCAACATTACTTCCTCAAAAATTACCCGATTTGCCTCAATTGGAAATGCATTCCTTTTATGAACCTGCAAGCGAAACAGGGGGAGATTGGTTTAATATATATCCATTTACTGATGAACTTGTATACATTTTTATTGGAGATGTAACGGGACATGGAGTACCTTCCGCCCTGATAGCAGCAGGCGTATATAGTTTAGTAAAAAACTATCTTGACTTTTCTGATAAAGCAAATCCACCTCTACCCTCTGCTCTAAACACGGCTATTAATAATTTGATCTGTGATATGGGAAAACTAAAGTATTTCATGACCTTTCTTTCTATTCAATTAAATATCAGGACCGGAGAATTAGTATATTCTAATTCTGCTCATTGTCCGGCTATAGTATTTTCGAAGAATTCCTATTTACAATTACAGGAATCCGGTTTACTTCTCGGTACTCCTTTTCCTTTAATCGTTCAAGACAGTTCGATTCAGTTAAAAGACAATGACCTTATATTTTTATATACAGATGGAGCCACAGAAGCAGAAAACAAAGAGGAAGAATTCTTCGGGGAAGATAAACTATTGGAACTTATACAGGACGGCTATACTAAGGATACAGAATTTATTATCAGAAGTGTAAGAGAGAATATTAGTAATTTTCTAAATAACAAACCCTTAAAAGATGATATAACAATGGTCGCAATACGTTATAAAAATGTAAATTTTTAG
- the rfaE1 gene encoding D-glycero-beta-D-manno-heptose-7-phosphate kinase: MLSREKYKQAVDRLPFIKVAIIGDIILDEYLKGEVNRISPEAPVPVVHVRKTDVTLGGSGNVVSNLRAIGVPCIVFARVGKDSNAKVIRDLLLAKGVQEEDIYFFTSPNIPTIIKTRIIAAHQQVCRVDREENKPLSPGEEKLVLESLKEVLPSCSGIVLSDYDKGFLTKGLIPEILSLSKEQKKFVAVDPQVNHFFLYKEAGILTPNHHEAGRALERKLEETEDVELGAIELANKLEAKYMMVTRGEKGMSLYERETKTFHHIPTVAREVYDVTGAGDTVISIFTAFYLAGLNALEASKVANAAAGKVIEKLGAATVSLEELEKQLVKMGVLS; encoded by the coding sequence CTGTTAAGTAGAGAAAAATATAAACAGGCAGTTGATAGATTACCTTTTATAAAAGTGGCTATAATTGGCGATATTATCCTGGATGAGTATCTGAAAGGAGAAGTAAACCGAATTTCTCCGGAAGCCCCTGTCCCGGTAGTTCATGTACGAAAAACCGATGTAACCCTCGGTGGCTCCGGAAACGTGGTGAGTAACCTGAGAGCTATTGGAGTTCCCTGTATTGTTTTTGCAAGGGTAGGGAAAGATAGCAATGCAAAAGTGATTCGGGATTTATTATTAGCCAAAGGAGTACAGGAAGAAGATATATACTTTTTTACCTCTCCTAATATTCCTACTATCATAAAAACCCGCATTATTGCTGCTCATCAACAGGTCTGTCGTGTAGACAGAGAAGAGAATAAACCTTTAAGCCCCGGTGAAGAAAAATTAGTTTTAGAAAGTTTGAAAGAAGTCTTACCTTCCTGTTCCGGAATTGTACTTTCAGATTACGATAAAGGTTTTTTAACAAAGGGTTTAATTCCTGAAATTTTAAGTCTTTCAAAAGAACAAAAGAAATTTGTAGCAGTGGATCCTCAGGTTAACCATTTCTTTTTATATAAAGAAGCGGGAATTCTGACTCCTAACCACCATGAGGCGGGCAGGGCTTTAGAGCGTAAGTTAGAAGAAACGGAAGATGTGGAACTGGGAGCTATAGAACTTGCCAATAAACTTGAAGCCAAATACATGATGGTAACCAGGGGAGAGAAGGGGATGAGTCTCTATGAAAGGGAAACGAAGACTTTTCATCATATTCCTACGGTAGCCAGGGAAGTATACGATGTGACGGGAGCCGGTGATACGGTTATTTCCATATTTACCGCATTTTATCTGGCCGGTTTGAATGCTCTCGAGGCTTCTAAAGTTGCTAATGCGGCAGCCGGGAAAGTGATAGAGAAATTAGGAGCAGCCACGGTAAGTCTCGAAGAATTAGAAAAACAACTGGTAAAAATGGGAGTTTTGTCCTGA
- a CDS encoding alpha/beta hydrolase, with protein sequence MLSTIEKEVIKYLLKLPTRALELISGGKTEIQGKKLDTFIQFGLLLSAVKPKLNALPPIESRQLHKEMMAIFDLDPLELYRVNDMKVSARNREIPIRIYTPRLEGLSDSCLLYFHGGGFVIGNLDTVDPLLRYLSLKSGVTIISVDYRLAPEHRFPAAFEDAYSVYEWLESREKYFEINISKMGIGGDSAGASIANYLSARLREREGKKPSYQLLIYPGIDHSIERESFQQFPNYGLTPDLLRYFFSHFFNHPEDRVNPFYFPYHAETLKGMPKTYLIQAGFDPLYDEGLAFHEKLLKDGNPSIRIEFPSLIHGFVNFGGLVPAARDALDKIAEIIRNAGENLKEGAQQTPESVRGGSS encoded by the coding sequence TTGTTATCTACTATAGAAAAAGAAGTTATTAAATACTTGCTCAAACTTCCTACCAGGGCTCTGGAACTGATTTCCGGAGGAAAAACTGAAATACAGGGTAAGAAGTTGGATACATTTATCCAATTTGGGCTTTTATTGTCTGCAGTAAAACCTAAATTAAATGCACTTCCCCCTATAGAAAGTCGTCAACTCCATAAAGAAATGATGGCTATCTTTGATCTCGACCCCCTTGAACTTTACCGGGTTAATGATATGAAAGTCTCGGCCAGGAATCGGGAGATACCAATTCGAATTTATACGCCTCGATTGGAAGGACTTTCGGATAGTTGTCTTCTTTACTTTCATGGTGGAGGCTTTGTAATAGGAAATCTGGATACGGTTGATCCCCTATTACGCTATTTGTCCTTAAAATCCGGTGTTACCATTATTTCTGTAGATTATAGGTTAGCACCGGAACACCGCTTTCCGGCTGCCTTTGAAGATGCTTATTCTGTATATGAATGGTTGGAGTCCAGGGAGAAATATTTTGAAATTAATATTTCAAAAATGGGAATTGGAGGAGATAGTGCCGGAGCCAGTATTGCCAACTATTTATCAGCCAGACTTAGAGAAAGGGAGGGAAAGAAACCTTCTTATCAACTTTTAATTTATCCCGGTATTGATCACTCTATCGAAAGGGAAAGCTTTCAACAGTTTCCTAACTATGGTCTAACTCCCGACCTTCTCCGGTATTTTTTTAGTCATTTTTTTAATCATCCTGAAGATCGAGTTAATCCTTTCTACTTTCCTTATCACGCTGAAACTTTGAAAGGTATGCCCAAAACCTATCTTATTCAAGCCGGATTTGACCCGCTTTATGATGAAGGACTGGCTTTTCACGAGAAACTCTTAAAGGATGGAAACCCATCTATTCGAATTGAATTTCCTTCTCTCATTCATGGGTTTGTCAATTTTGGAGGTCTTGTACCGGCTGCCAGAGATGCTTTGGATAAAATCGCTGAAATTATTCGAAACGCCGGAGAAAACCTTAAGGAAGGTGCACAGCAAACGCCAGAAAGCGTCCGTGGTGGCTCAAGCTGA
- a CDS encoding O-acetylhomoserine aminocarboxypropyltransferase/cysteine synthase, producing the protein MSKQYKPETLALHGGQKPDPTTTARAVPIYQTTSYVFHDTEHAARLFGLQEFGNIYTRLMNPTTDVLEQRVAALEGGVAAVATASGQSAETLALLNIVENGQEIVASSSLYGGTYNLLHYTFEKLGIKVHFVDPKDPENFRKAINDKTRAVFAETLGNPKLDTLDIEAVAKVAHDSGIPLVIDNTLASPYLVNPIKHGADIVIHSLTKFLGGHGTSLGGIVVDSGNFNYGNGKFKGLSEPDPSYHGMNFWDVFGKFEPFGGVNIAYIIKLRVQGLRDLGPAISPFNAWQILQGIETLHLRMERHSQNALKIAEYLSSHDKVSWVNYPGLKTDSNYELAKKYHTKGLFGAMIGFGIKGGVPEAKKLIEKLELFSLLANVGDAKSLVIHPASTTHQQLTEAEQRSTGVTPEFIRLSVGLENVDDLIEDLEQALKQV; encoded by the coding sequence ATGAGTAAACAGTATAAACCTGAAACATTAGCCCTGCACGGGGGTCAAAAACCCGATCCCACTACTACCGCCAGAGCGGTTCCTATTTATCAAACGACCTCATACGTTTTTCACGATACCGAGCACGCCGCAAGGCTTTTTGGCCTTCAGGAGTTCGGTAATATTTATACCCGGCTTATGAACCCTACAACCGATGTTCTCGAACAAAGGGTGGCTGCTCTTGAAGGTGGTGTGGCAGCTGTAGCGACTGCTTCCGGACAATCGGCAGAAACCCTGGCCCTTTTGAATATAGTTGAAAATGGGCAAGAAATTGTGGCTTCTTCTTCTTTATACGGCGGAACTTACAATCTTTTACACTATACATTTGAGAAATTAGGCATTAAAGTTCACTTTGTTGACCCGAAAGACCCTGAGAATTTTCGTAAGGCGATAAATGACAAAACCAGGGCTGTTTTTGCAGAAACTCTTGGGAATCCGAAATTAGATACCCTCGATATTGAAGCGGTAGCAAAAGTAGCTCATGATTCCGGGATTCCTCTTGTCATAGACAACACCCTCGCCTCTCCTTATCTCGTAAACCCGATTAAGCACGGAGCGGATATTGTGATTCACTCTTTAACCAAGTTTTTAGGAGGCCACGGCACCTCTCTCGGTGGGATTGTAGTGGATTCCGGTAATTTTAACTACGGGAATGGAAAATTCAAGGGTCTTTCAGAGCCAGATCCGAGTTATCATGGTATGAATTTCTGGGATGTTTTTGGTAAGTTTGAACCTTTCGGTGGGGTCAATATAGCCTATATTATCAAGCTTCGCGTTCAGGGCTTGAGAGATTTAGGTCCCGCCATATCTCCTTTCAATGCCTGGCAGATCCTGCAGGGGATAGAGACCTTGCACCTGCGGATGGAGAGACATTCACAGAATGCACTGAAGATAGCCGAGTATCTTTCTTCTCATGATAAGGTTTCCTGGGTGAATTACCCCGGTTTAAAGACCGACTCGAACTATGAGCTGGCGAAAAAATACCATACAAAGGGACTATTTGGTGCCATGATTGGTTTTGGAATTAAGGGCGGAGTTCCCGAAGCAAAGAAATTAATAGAGAAATTAGAGCTTTTCTCACTCCTTGCCAATGTGGGAGATGCCAAATCTCTTGTAATCCATCCGGCTTCTACAACTCACCAGCAATTAACTGAGGCTGAACAAAGGTCTACCGGTGTAACCCCCGAGTTTATCCGTTTATCGGTAGGTTTGGAAAATGTGGATGATTTGATTGAAGATCTGGAGCAGGCATTAAAGCAAGTATAA